CAGCTCTACTGCCAGGACAAGCACGCTGGATTGCATTCACTCAGAGATGCTTTCCTTGGAAATATCTTGGCATATTAAACGGTTTGTGAACGCATACACTTGAGGCGATCTGTACTGTCAATAGTTCTTAATAACGATATGCGTGGGAAAGCCTCTGTGCGTTCAGTGGCTCTTCTGAAGTGCCAGATACTAATTACTTCCAGTACCACTTGCAGCCACCAGGTGGCAATGTACACCAATCAAAATCCAAAGCAATGCAAGCAACTGCAGCATTAACTATCCCCCTGTAGAATGTGTGTCAGATAAAGtggaatgaagcctgctgaataatgcaagttaacatatcgaattacatactgctttgtagttttccgtattcttagcaaaaaactgacaaaaactgaaaaatgtgacatttcgaaatctaacatgaaacagcgtactgctattatggcttccagcagacttttgcaatatcattttgcagtttctttcaTTACGTGATAAAAGATCTCTGTtaggtccatatatatatatatattacaattatgtctcaatcctaacattcaaGGTGTTGCCAAACTATTTCTAATGAGGTTCATGATTTATATTAGACGACAACTTGTGTCCTTATTGGGCCCTGTTCTCAATGTTAAGTTGCCCTTTATTTCGAGGCTGGTTTTGATTGGTTCAGTACAGGTGGGTGTTCTTTCTGAACCGAAGCAGGCTCCCCTTCTCCAGCTCCGCTCTTACCCTGTTCATTTTCAGAAGGATGCATGGCTTCCCCTCCGAGTAGCCGAAGCTTGGATCGTCGATCCCGGAGCAGTTTCCCAGCGAGGACCGTTTGAACTGGCAAGCTTTCCTCTCCGCGCTCTCCTCCCTGTCGTCCTGCTTGAAGTACACACCAGGAGTGCAGGCAACGTTCTTCCTTTCCTGTTCCAGGTCATTATAGGCTGCCGGAGGAAAACAAGCCCTACTGTCACTCAGCCGAACACAGCGCTGTCAGAATAATGGGATTAAGGGAGGGATCTTGTGGTAATACGAAGGTGTAGTTTAGACACTGCCAGCTGTATTGTACATTCAGTTAAACTGCTGCCTAACTATATAGTTTTGTAAGAAATCTTAAAGTGGTTTTAGCAAACAAAGCAATTCTATACAGCTTACCTGTGGTGCACCAtataggtctcacatgtgcagctTCTACCCTAAGCAGTGCCTTCAGGGTCATAGTATATCCCTGGCTGCCCAGTGTGTCAGTCAacagggaagcagctgattggttaatgacacgACCGAAGGCCccgaaggggtggggacaatttcattcaCCGGGAGAAATGTCCAAGGATGTGAAAGGTTAGcagaaagcaaggcttgcaaacaaaaTATTCTCTTGACCTTGCGTAGACCAGCTgtggtgtttctttcaaaactgcacatttgagacttgtATAGCGAAcgcagaatgttgttttttttttgcaatcactTTACATTTATTAGATGATCAGTCCAAGCACTGCGAAACTGAAAATGATTGAAAGCCACTTCAGTAAAACCGCAGGGAGTCACATCATGCTGTAACGTGGATCAAACAGACAACTCACGTGTCAGAAATGCATTCAGGGTCTCGGTGTACTTGACCCACGTTTTGGGATCCGATGCATTGAACGCGATGTCGAATCCACCGACGCGGGGCGAGATCATGACTCCTGTCGAGCAGCAGACAGATTTGCAGAACTGGATTATTACCAGGATCTCACGCAGGCTTGTGTAGATTAACTACCATTCTGAGATGTGTTACAAAAAGGCAGGGATGGACTTTTCCAGCAAACTTTTTCTACTACCTGTTGTCAGTGTTGgagaagttacttttaaaaagtgatcCGTTAATTGTAACTACCACTTTGAAAGAAATGTAACTAgttaatgtaaatgtaacataatataatgtaatgctttatcccagtgtgtgtgtatggtctAGGATCATTGCACCGTGTGGAGTGTGTTACCTGGAGGGACCCTGTCTCTGTAGGTGGGTGTGCATGGTCTAGGATCATTGCACAGTGTGGAGTGTGTTACCTGGAGGGACCACCCTGTCTCTGTAGGTGGGTGTGTATGGACTGATGGTCATCAGCAAGGCGTACATGCACACCGTGAACATGGCAGCCAGGAACGAGTAGAAGATCGCGTAGAACAAGAGGATGAGCCCTTGAAGAAGATACAGCTGCATTAATAAGAGCATTCTGAGCAAACCTGCACTAGCTTTTAACAGACAGTCATGGGTATTTAACCATGATACTGAGAAGCCCTCTTTGTTTCAAATTGGTGTTCGGCTCATTTTCAGAAAACGAGTTCAATTCCTCCAAAGCCTAGCAACTTAGTATCCGAAATTCAAAAACCATTACTTTATGTTTTTGCCTAAAACCAAGCACTAGAACCAagataacatatactgtatataatccaCATTACCAAAGAATATTCAACAACTAAAAGAGCCATCTCTATATCGGGGCTTTTTACAAGCTGACATCACagagcacacagcagcatcactcCTGCTCTGGGTAGCAGGCTGCTTCGTGAGCCCTCGGAGGATGAGATGAAAGGGTGAATTGGATTTGCAGTGCTGGCTGCTCTGCTGCTCCAGGACTGTGTGAAGGACCGTCAAGGTCACCAGAGCTTTGGGAAACTAGTTAAGAAGACAGCGGAGTTGTATGAGAAATCTGAGACCTGGCAAGCAATTAATAAGGTTACATGGGGAGTTTGTTTTTCCCAGGAAGCCTGTGCTGTGAGATACTGAATCATCTTATCTCTTATCCCATATACACAGTGACCTACAACTCTACTAACCAAAGCAGGTACAGCTGAATGTTCTGGACccctgtatttttaaacaaagccGTTCAGACTACCAGGATCACTGTGCAAACAACTTTTCCAACGTGTACAATGCGAAGCATAAGCTGTTCCCGCTCTGAGAAATGTGCCCCCATCTTCCAGCTGAACCCTAGTTCTTCAGCAGCATGTTCTGGGCTAGGCTGCTTGCCACCTTTGAATTCCATCAACTCTGAGATCAAGACCATGCTAATTACAGATGTGTACCGTGGATTGACAGCAGCCTTCATTTAATCAACGCCAATGGGgagttaaaattttaaaaaactgacatAACAAATCCTTAGTTCATACAGCCCTTAACGTTTTGTGACAGTGCCCAATGTAATTGAAAAGTGTCTTATACTTGACTAAGGCACCTTAAGGGACCATAAATGCTTGCTTactaaacacagaaataaatcaaTCTGGGTGCCAATTTCAGGGTGTAACAGACCCATTTAATGTCCCCCAATCTGTCCactctctgtctgcctgtttcTGTCTCTGGACTGCTCTCTCTGCTCACCCCAGCTTTTCCCTGATCTCCCCATGAACGTGTGGGTCTCCGGGTTCCACCAGAACAGCTTCAGCTCCTTCATTACTTGCCCCcatgactttttgttttttctctctgctGGCATCTCGtcgtcctcctcttcctcctcctcctcctcctcttctctgcGGGGCTCAGCTGTGACTGCCTGAAGCAGGGATAGAAGAGAAATGAGTGGCGGGCCTGAGATTACTCCAGCCTGGGACACAGATAccagccacactgcttcccaggTGCTTGAGCAGCCTCTGTCTAATGGAACCTACACACTCGTGTTCCAGTTGTTTAATTATGCTAATGCCTAATGACAGAAGCATATATGTGTTCCTTGAGTCTTTTAAGGTCTTCTCAACCAGTTtacaagcaattacaaaaaaacattaccGAAGGTCCAAAGCCAGCAGGATTTCAGGATTTCAAGTAGATTGGAACATTGATATTATTGACAAACGCAGGTCTTGCTGCTTTGGAAAAGCACCACTTCCCTCCCAGGTTATACAGCTGCCATGCTATAGAGTTTCAATGTAAAGGAAAAGTCAAGCCCAAGATTGAAGGCTGGAGTAACGGGCTGCTCTCTCATGTGAGGAAGAGCTTCGATCTTAGTCCTCTCCCATATTCTCAGGATGACTAGTTAAGAAGAAAAGCAGCTTATCAGACACATCTAGAGGGTACTGAGCTAAACATAGATGATTAAGTTAATTGAAGGATTAGTGGCGCTAGACAACGCAGGTTGGTAGAGGCAGACATCATGTGAATAGTCAATGATATAGCATGCAGTGTCCGGCTTGCATTGAAGCCAGACTCAAGAAACAGGGACCTTTGTATTTAAGGAGAGTAGTCCACAGATGTAAACACTAAGGCTTGTCAATGT
This window of the Polyodon spathula isolate WHYD16114869_AA chromosome 7, ASM1765450v1, whole genome shotgun sequence genome carries:
- the LOC121318830 gene encoding protein ATP1B4-like, translated to MEQNSTAGGAKEEYHGNYLSDPAVTAEPRREEEEEEEEEEDDEMPAERKNKKSWGQVMKELKLFWWNPETHTFMGRSGKSWGLILLFYAIFYSFLAAMFTVCMYALLMTISPYTPTYRDRVVPPGVMISPRVGGFDIAFNASDPKTWVKYTETLNAFLTPYNDLEQERKNVACTPGVYFKQDDREESAERKACQFKRSSLGNCSGIDDPSFGYSEGKPCILLKMNRIIGYLPGEGTPVTVSCEALKGDVDRFGAEEFYPYDFFNLMYYPYYGKLTHVNYTSPLVAIRFSQVTTENPLTIQCRLNGKGIKSDSVQDRFLGRITFTLQIGA